Proteins from one Romboutsia sp. CE17 genomic window:
- a CDS encoding heavy-metal-associated domain-containing protein has protein sequence MKKKLLVEGMSCGHCVNHLKTALTEDIEGVEVLEVRLDEKYAIVEIQDNVTDADIKAVIDDLGYELKGIE, from the coding sequence ATGAAGAAAAAACTATTAGTTGAAGGAATGAGTTGTGGTCACTGCGTAAATCATCTAAAAACAGCTCTAACAGAGGATATTGAAGGTGTAGAAGTTTTAGAAGTTAGACTTGATGAAAAATATGCAATAGTAGAAATTCAAGATAATGTAACTGATGCAGATATCAAAGCTGTAATAGATGATTTAGGATATGAGCTAAAAGGAATTGAATAA
- a CDS encoding endonuclease/exonuclease/phosphatase family protein, which yields MNIKKIIITFIILSFIIISSISEKSFFPESREIKIISYNIHSGLDKNMYPTLFDIIDFLKMSDADIICLQEVNESAKVGFQVSSLKEELKMYSHFGANVVNFGSNYGLVTYSKYPIKSEKHIYLSSEREQRGLLHTVIDVNGKKLNVINVHLGVKKEEREIQIKEVLDYAKSLGSEPYIVLGDFNEGSISLEGTNLKDAAEETGNSNILTFALGLYRIDYILVSSNIEVIDYNVQIKNMSDHYPILAKLKI from the coding sequence ATGAATATAAAAAAGATAATCATAACATTTATTATACTAAGTTTTATAATAATAAGTTCTATTTCAGAAAAGAGTTTTTTTCCTGAATCAAGGGAAATTAAGATAATTAGCTACAACATACATAGTGGACTAGATAAAAATATGTATCCAACTTTATTTGATATAATTGACTTTTTAAAGATGTCTGATGCAGATATAATATGTTTGCAAGAGGTAAATGAATCTGCGAAAGTAGGATTTCAAGTTAGTAGTTTAAAGGAAGAGCTAAAAATGTATTCTCATTTTGGTGCTAATGTAGTTAATTTTGGATCTAATTATGGTTTAGTAACTTATTCAAAATACCCAATCAAATCAGAAAAACATATATATTTAAGTAGTGAGAGAGAGCAAAGAGGTTTGTTACATACAGTAATTGATGTAAATGGAAAAAAGCTAAACGTTATAAATGTCCATTTAGGTGTAAAAAAAGAAGAAAGAGAAATACAAATAAAAGAAGTATTAGATTATGCAAAATCTTTAGGGTCAGAGCCTTATATTGTATTGGGAGATTTTAATGAAGGAAGTATATCTTTAGAAGGAACAAACTTAAAAGATGCTGCCGAAGAAACTGGTAACTCTAATATATTAACTTTTGCCTTAGGTTTATATAGAATTGATTATATATTAGTATCATCAAATATAGAAGTTATAGATTATAATGTGCAAATAAAAAATATGTCAGATCATTATCCAATATTGGCAAAGTTAAAAATATAG
- a CDS encoding VOC family protein — MKFTFCHNNFNVLNLEKSLEFYEKALGLKEVRRKVAEDGSFILVYLGDGSTSHTLELTWLRDWDRPYNLGDNEFHLALRVDDFDAAYNLHKEMDCICFENKAMGIYFIADPDNYWIEILPPVNK, encoded by the coding sequence ATGAAATTTACTTTTTGTCATAATAATTTTAATGTGTTAAATTTAGAAAAAAGCTTAGAATTCTATGAAAAGGCATTAGGATTAAAAGAAGTTAGACGTAAGGTTGCAGAAGATGGAAGCTTCATATTAGTATATTTAGGAGATGGTTCAACTAGTCATACGTTAGAATTAACATGGCTAAGAGATTGGGATAGACCATACAATTTAGGTGATAATGAATTCCATCTAGCATTAAGAGTGGATGACTTTGATGCTGCATATAATTTACATAAAGAAATGGATTGTATTTGTTTTGAAAATAAAGCTATGGGAATATACTTTATAGCAGATCCAGACAATTATTGGATAGAAATATTACCACCAGTTAACAAATAA
- the rsxC gene encoding electron transport complex subunit RsxC: MKLLTFKGGIHPPYNKECTKSKALQRAKDPKVVYIPLQQHIGAPAKPIVEVGDEVKLGQKIGEQQGNVSCNVHSSVSGKVIAIKPHEVPGGTALCVVIENDFKEELHESIKPKGNLEDLSKDQIIEIIKEAGIVGMGGATFPNHVKISPPPDSKIDTVILNGAECEPYLTADHRLMVENPEDVVFGLRVLMKVLNVNKGYIGIEANKPDAIEAVKKISKNYSGIEVVSLEVKYPQGAEKQLIYACTGREVPSGGLPAAVGVVVDNVATAAQIANTIKTGMPLVERICTITGSCITEPKNLIIKTGTLVSEIIEQCGGYKKEKTLGKLIMGGPMMGIAQYTDDIATNKGSSGILCLSEEESKTPKPQNCLRCGKCTNVCPAFLQPLYISAYSLNNNFERAAEHRALDCIECGSCSFVCPARRPLLQSIRNAKKEIVAMKKKQAASK, from the coding sequence ATGAAACTCTTAACATTTAAGGGGGGTATACATCCTCCATATAATAAAGAGTGTACGAAATCAAAGGCTCTTCAAAGAGCTAAGGATCCTAAGGTCGTATACATACCTCTTCAACAACATATAGGTGCACCAGCAAAACCGATTGTTGAAGTAGGAGATGAAGTGAAGCTTGGACAGAAAATAGGGGAACAACAGGGGAATGTTTCTTGTAATGTACACTCATCTGTATCAGGAAAAGTTATAGCTATAAAGCCTCATGAAGTTCCTGGAGGAACTGCATTGTGTGTAGTTATAGAAAATGACTTTAAAGAAGAATTACACGAAAGTATAAAGCCTAAAGGAAATTTAGAAGATTTAAGCAAAGATCAAATCATTGAAATCATCAAAGAAGCAGGAATTGTTGGTATGGGAGGAGCAACATTCCCAAATCATGTAAAAATCTCACCACCACCAGATTCAAAAATTGACACAGTTATTTTAAACGGAGCAGAATGTGAACCGTATCTTACAGCAGACCATAGATTAATGGTAGAAAACCCAGAAGATGTAGTTTTTGGACTAAGAGTATTAATGAAAGTATTAAATGTGAATAAAGGATATATAGGTATAGAAGCAAATAAGCCAGATGCGATCGAAGCTGTTAAAAAAATATCAAAAAACTATAGTGGTATAGAAGTAGTGAGTCTTGAAGTAAAATATCCACAAGGGGCTGAAAAGCAACTTATATATGCATGTACAGGTAGAGAGGTTCCATCAGGAGGACTACCAGCAGCTGTAGGTGTAGTAGTTGATAATGTAGCTACAGCAGCTCAAATTGCAAATACGATAAAAACAGGAATGCCTTTAGTTGAAAGAATTTGTACAATTACAGGTAGTTGTATAACAGAGCCTAAGAATCTAATAATCAAAACAGGAACATTGGTTTCTGAGATTATAGAACAATGTGGAGGATATAAAAAAGAAAAAACATTAGGTAAGCTTATTATGGGTGGACCTATGATGGGGATAGCTCAGTATACTGATGATATAGCGACTAATAAAGGTTCTTCTGGAATACTTTGTTTAAGTGAAGAGGAGTCTAAAACACCTAAGCCTCAAAATTGTCTAAGATGCGGGAAGTGTACAAACGTTTGCCCGGCATTTTTACAACCATTATATATTAGTGCATATTCATTAAATAATAATTTTGAAAGAGCTGCTGAACATAGAGCTTTAGATTGTATAGAGTGCGGCTCATGCTCATTTGTATGTCCAGCAAGAAGGCCGCTATTACAATCTATTAGAAATGCAAAGAAAGAAATTGTAGCAATGAAGAAAAAACAAGCTGCTAGTAAGTAG
- a CDS encoding RnfABCDGE type electron transport complex subunit D: protein MEKKLIVSSSPHVRSNEDTSYIMKQVLIALIPATIAGLYFFRLNALSVIFFCILGTVGSEYLYQKISKQESTIGDYSAVVTGLLLAFNVPSSLPWWMCLIGGAFAIIVVKMVFGGIGNNFLNPALAARAFLLASFPVAMTSWPKPGVSEWISSANLDTLSTATPLSFLKAGSAGVADLASNGINMTDMIIGNIGGCIGETSALLIMLGGIYLIYKGIIDYTIPVIYIASVFILTFILGGFSFDFALYELFAGGLMLGGFFMLTDYTTSPMTKKGQIIYALLAAVITTVIRLYGGYPEGVSYSILLANVATPLIDKFVSNRVFGEVSK, encoded by the coding sequence GTGGAAAAGAAATTGATAGTATCATCTTCTCCTCATGTGAGAAGTAATGAAGACACTTCTTATATAATGAAACAAGTTTTGATAGCACTTATACCGGCAACCATAGCTGGATTATACTTTTTTAGGCTTAATGCTCTAAGTGTTATATTTTTCTGTATATTAGGTACAGTTGGTTCAGAATATTTATATCAAAAAATTAGTAAGCAAGAAAGTACGATAGGAGATTATTCAGCAGTAGTAACAGGATTATTATTAGCTTTCAATGTACCATCATCTCTTCCATGGTGGATGTGCTTAATAGGAGGAGCGTTTGCTATAATAGTTGTGAAAATGGTTTTTGGGGGAATAGGAAATAATTTTCTAAATCCAGCTCTTGCTGCAAGGGCATTTTTACTAGCATCATTTCCAGTTGCAATGACATCTTGGCCTAAGCCAGGAGTATCAGAGTGGATTAGCTCTGCAAACTTAGATACACTATCTACGGCAACTCCGCTTAGTTTCTTAAAAGCTGGATCAGCGGGGGTTGCAGACTTAGCCTCGAATGGAATAAATATGACAGATATGATTATAGGTAATATAGGCGGATGTATCGGTGAAACAAGCGCATTACTTATAATGCTAGGTGGAATTTATTTAATTTATAAGGGAATAATTGATTATACAATACCAGTTATATACATAGCTTCAGTATTTATATTGACTTTTATATTAGGTGGATTTAGTTTTGATTTTGCATTATATGAATTATTTGCAGGAGGTTTAATGCTAGGTGGATTTTTCATGTTAACAGATTACACAACTTCACCAATGACTAAGAAGGGACAAATAATTTATGCATTATTAGCAGCAGTCATAACAACAGTAATAAGATTATATGGTGGTTATCCAGAAGGTGTATCATACTCAATATTACTAGCTAACGTTGCAACTCCTCTTATAGATAAGTTTGTATCTAATAGAGTATTTGGGGAGGTGTCTAAATAA
- a CDS encoding RnfABCDGE type electron transport complex subunit G — MNSIVKLGLNLFGICAVSALLLGATNKITEPIIEQRNIQANNESRQAVLPDATDFAEVDSSKYDNKDGIVSEVYEGKDGSDIVGYTIKVLPKGYGGEIEIIVGISLDGKVSGVNIGNMSETPGLGAKAKDPEFKDQFTGKAASEINLVKGSVSSEKEVSAISGATITSDAVTSGVNVAIELFNNSLSK, encoded by the coding sequence ATGAACAGTATAGTTAAATTAGGACTTAATCTATTTGGAATATGTGCAGTTTCAGCATTACTATTAGGAGCAACAAACAAGATAACAGAACCTATAATAGAACAAAGAAATATTCAAGCTAATAATGAATCAAGACAGGCAGTACTTCCAGATGCTACTGATTTTGCAGAAGTTGATAGTAGTAAGTATGACAATAAGGATGGAATAGTGTCGGAAGTTTATGAAGGCAAAGATGGTTCTGATATTGTGGGATATACTATAAAGGTTCTTCCAAAGGGGTATGGTGGAGAAATAGAGATTATAGTAGGAATATCTTTAGATGGTAAAGTTTCAGGTGTAAATATTGGTAATATGTCAGAAACACCAGGACTTGGAGCTAAAGCAAAAGACCCAGAATTTAAAGATCAATTTACTGGAAAAGCAGCATCCGAAATTAATTTAGTAAAGGGAAGCGTATCTTCGGAAAAGGAAGTTTCTGCAATATCAGGTGCAACAATAACATCAGATGCAGTTACAAGTGGAGTAAATGTTGCAATAGAATTGTTTAATAATTCTTTAAGTAAATAA
- the rsxE gene encoding electron transport complex subunit RsxE: MNSSKILKNGLIDENPTFVQVIGMCPTLAVTSSAINGLGMGLSTALVLLCSNAVISMMRKIIPDKIRIPAFVVVIATFVTIVGLLLKAYVPTLDQALGLYIPLIVVNCIILARAESFASKNGAIASALDGIGMGLGFTLALTILGSVREIFGAGTLFGLSLFGASYQPALLFILPPGAFLTLGFLMAGFNKIRSRKA, translated from the coding sequence ATGAACTCAAGTAAAATATTGAAGAATGGTCTAATAGATGAAAACCCAACCTTTGTGCAGGTAATAGGGATGTGTCCTACACTTGCAGTTACAAGTTCAGCTATAAATGGACTAGGAATGGGGCTTTCAACAGCATTAGTTTTATTATGTTCTAATGCAGTTATTTCTATGATGAGAAAAATTATACCAGATAAAATAAGAATACCAGCATTTGTAGTTGTAATAGCTACATTTGTTACGATTGTAGGTTTATTATTGAAAGCATATGTACCAACTCTTGATCAAGCATTAGGTCTTTATATACCTTTGATAGTTGTTAACTGTATAATACTAGCTCGTGCAGAAAGTTTTGCATCTAAAAATGGAGCGATAGCTTCAGCATTAGATGGTATAGGAATGGGACTTGGATTTACCCTAGCACTTACTATACTAGGTTCAGTAAGAGAAATATTTGGAGCAGGAACTTTATTCGGTCTAAGTTTATTTGGTGCATCATATCAACCAGCATTATTATTTATATTACCACCGGGAGCTTTCTTAACATTAGGTTTTTTAATGGCTGGATTTAATAAAATAAGAAGTAGAAAGGCATAG
- the rsxA gene encoding electron transport complex subunit RsxA — translation MNLILLFLSIVLVNNVITSQFLGICPFLGVSKKVDTAVGMGVAVTFVLTLASIITYFVQMLLVKTGLEYLQTIAFILVIASIVQFVEMVIQKMSPSLYQALGVFLPLITTNCAVLGIALVNVQNGYNLVETIVNGFGAGAGFTLAIVLFAGIRERLELADIPETFKGFPITLIAAGLMSIAFLGFTGLIQL, via the coding sequence ATGAATTTAATTCTTTTATTTTTAAGTATAGTACTTGTTAACAATGTTATAACATCTCAATTCCTTGGGATTTGTCCTTTCTTAGGAGTTTCTAAAAAGGTTGATACAGCTGTAGGTATGGGAGTTGCAGTTACTTTTGTTTTAACTTTAGCATCAATAATTACATATTTTGTGCAAATGTTGTTAGTTAAAACAGGGCTTGAGTATTTGCAAACAATAGCATTTATATTAGTTATAGCATCTATAGTTCAGTTTGTTGAGATGGTTATTCAAAAAATGAGCCCATCTTTATACCAAGCTTTAGGAGTTTTCTTACCTCTTATAACTACAAACTGTGCAGTTTTAGGTATAGCATTAGTTAACGTTCAAAACGGATATAATTTAGTAGAAACAATAGTAAATGGATTTGGCGCTGGAGCAGGATTTACTTTAGCTATAGTTTTATTTGCAGGGATAAGAGAAAGATTAGAATTAGCTGATATCCCAGAAACATTTAAAGGATTCCCAATAACTCTAATAGCAGCAGGATTAATGTCAATAGCGTTTCTTGGATTTACAGGACTTATACAGCTATAA
- the rnfB gene encoding RnfABCDGE type electron transport complex subunit B produces MDILKPVLLLGAMGLLFGAILAYASKRFAVEIDERIEKILEVLPGANCGGCGYPGCGGLASAIVEGKVPVNGCPVGGASVATKVGEIMGVKASEGEKIVAKVICKGTCESAKNKYEYEGISDCRAAAALNSGAKTCKFGCLGLGTCKDVCKFGAITIKDGVAEIDEEKCVMCGKCIEVCPKAVIIRKPQKQEVVVECNSTEFGKSVKEKCSAGCIGCGMCAKVCPVDAIIFENKIAKIDFNKCIQCKVCVEKCPTKVIKGDLSDRRKVTIDDEKCIGCTICKKQCKFDAISGDKKQSHKVDESKCIGCHLCIEKCPKKAIKTI; encoded by the coding sequence ATGGATATATTAAAGCCAGTATTACTTTTAGGAGCTATGGGATTGTTGTTCGGAGCTATACTTGCATATGCTTCTAAAAGGTTTGCAGTAGAAATAGATGAAAGAATAGAGAAAATACTAGAGGTTCTTCCTGGAGCAAACTGTGGAGGATGTGGATACCCAGGATGTGGAGGCCTAGCAAGTGCAATAGTAGAAGGAAAAGTTCCTGTTAATGGTTGTCCTGTAGGAGGAGCCAGTGTAGCAACTAAGGTAGGAGAGATAATGGGAGTAAAGGCATCAGAAGGTGAAAAAATAGTAGCAAAAGTAATTTGTAAAGGTACTTGTGAAAGTGCAAAAAATAAATATGAATATGAAGGTATATCAGATTGTAGGGCAGCAGCAGCATTAAATTCAGGTGCGAAAACATGCAAGTTTGGTTGCTTAGGTCTTGGAACTTGTAAAGATGTATGTAAATTTGGTGCAATAACAATAAAAGATGGAGTTGCAGAAATAGACGAAGAAAAGTGTGTGATGTGTGGTAAATGTATAGAAGTCTGTCCGAAAGCCGTTATTATTAGAAAGCCACAAAAGCAAGAAGTTGTAGTTGAATGTAACTCTACTGAGTTCGGAAAATCTGTTAAGGAAAAATGTAGTGCAGGTTGCATAGGATGTGGTATGTGCGCGAAAGTATGTCCAGTAGATGCGATAATATTTGAAAATAAAATAGCTAAAATAGATTTTAATAAATGTATTCAATGTAAAGTTTGTGTTGAGAAATGTCCTACTAAAGTTATAAAAGGCGATTTAAGTGATAGAAGAAAAGTTACTATTGATGATGAAAAATGTATAGGATGTACTATTTGTAAAAAGCAATGTAAGTTTGACGCAATATCAGGAGATAAAAAACAATCACACAAAGTTGATGAAAGCAAGTGTATTGGATGCCATCTATGTATTGAAAAATGTCCTAAAAAGGCTATTAAAACTATATAA
- a CDS encoding Maf family protein, producing MNIILASASPRRKEILENVNVKFTVVASNIDEVILDNEPPKELVMRLAFEKCMDVARKNEDALVIGADTIVVMDDQILGKPKNEEDAYNMIELLSNKKHQVITGISLINLSLDKKVIDYVVSEVTFKDLSKETIRDYINTKESLDKAGAYGIQGYGSLLVESISGDYFNIVGLPISRISDLLKEHFNVNLFYGG from the coding sequence ATGAATATAATCCTAGCATCAGCTTCTCCAAGAAGAAAAGAGATTTTGGAGAATGTAAATGTTAAATTTACGGTAGTCGCAAGTAATATTGATGAGGTTATATTAGATAATGAGCCTCCAAAAGAATTGGTTATGAGACTAGCATTTGAAAAATGTATGGATGTGGCTAGAAAAAATGAAGATGCCTTAGTTATTGGTGCAGATACAATTGTTGTAATGGATGACCAAATTTTAGGAAAGCCAAAAAACGAAGAAGATGCATACAATATGATAGAATTATTATCAAATAAAAAGCATCAAGTTATAACGGGTATTAGTTTAATTAACTTAAGTTTAGATAAAAAAGTAATAGACTATGTAGTTAGTGAGGTAACTTTTAAAGATTTATCAAAGGAGACTATAAGAGATTACATAAATACTAAGGAATCCTTAGATAAAGCAGGTGCTTATGGTATTCAGGGATATGGAAGTTTGTTAGTTGAAAGTATATCTGGAGATTACTTCAATATAGTTGGATTACCTATATCTAGAATAAGTGACCTACTTAAAGAACATTTTAATGTAAATCTTTTTTATGGAGGGTGA